From the genome of Leptospira saintgironsiae, one region includes:
- the trpB gene encoding tryptophan synthase subunit beta, whose protein sequence is MAKERSFTEKEGYFGDFGGRYSPEILTEALIELENTYNKLRKDKKFQKDLEFYRRNYIGRPSPLTYAEKLTKAWGGAKIWLKREDLNHTGAHKINNTIGQALIAKAMGKRRIIAETGAGQHGVATATVGALFEFETAIFMGEEDLRRQKLNAIRMQMLGAKVIGVSSGTATLKDATSEAMRDWALNVSNTHYIVGSVIGPHPFPTIVRDFQKVVGDESKKQFKKENDKLPDAVVACVGGGSNAMGMYYAFLNDKKVKLYGVEAGGRGSSPGEHSATMLFGKTGFLHGTKTLVIQDDGGQVVPAHSVSAGLDYPGVGPEHAYLHSSGRVKYETVSDQGALDAFMEVCRIEGIIPALETAHAFRFAKDLAKELGKKKDILICLSGRGDKDVAEVARLVGLSQGDLI, encoded by the coding sequence ATGGCTAAAGAACGCAGCTTCACTGAAAAAGAAGGTTACTTCGGAGATTTTGGAGGAAGATATTCCCCTGAAATTCTGACCGAAGCATTGATCGAGTTGGAAAATACTTACAATAAACTCCGTAAGGATAAAAAATTCCAAAAGGATCTGGAGTTTTATAGAAGGAATTATATCGGAAGACCTTCTCCTCTGACTTATGCAGAGAAACTTACCAAGGCCTGGGGTGGCGCTAAGATTTGGCTAAAGCGCGAAGATCTGAATCATACAGGCGCTCATAAGATCAATAATACGATCGGCCAGGCGCTTATTGCAAAAGCAATGGGCAAACGTAGGATCATTGCAGAAACAGGGGCGGGCCAACATGGTGTGGCAACTGCAACAGTAGGTGCATTATTCGAATTTGAAACTGCTATCTTTATGGGAGAAGAAGATCTCCGTCGCCAAAAATTGAATGCGATCCGTATGCAGATGCTTGGCGCAAAAGTGATTGGAGTTTCTTCTGGAACCGCAACTTTAAAAGACGCGACCTCTGAAGCGATGAGAGATTGGGCATTAAATGTTTCTAATACTCATTATATAGTAGGTTCTGTGATTGGGCCTCACCCATTTCCAACTATCGTTCGTGATTTTCAAAAAGTTGTGGGCGATGAATCTAAAAAGCAGTTCAAAAAAGAAAACGATAAACTTCCTGATGCTGTCGTTGCTTGTGTAGGTGGCGGCTCCAATGCAATGGGAATGTATTATGCATTTCTAAATGATAAAAAAGTAAAACTATACGGAGTGGAAGCTGGTGGGAGGGGATCTTCTCCTGGAGAACATTCTGCTACAATGCTTTTTGGTAAGACTGGATTTTTACATGGAACCAAAACTTTGGTGATCCAAGATGATGGTGGCCAAGTAGTTCCTGCACACTCTGTTTCAGCTGGATTGGATTATCCTGGTGTTGGGCCAGAACATGCTTATCTACATTCTTCCGGAAGAGTAAAATACGAAACTGTTTCCGACCAGGGAGCCTTGGACGCATTCATGGAAGTATGTAGGATAGAAGGTATCATTCCTGCATTAGAAACTGCTCATGCTTTCCGATTTGCCAAAGATCTTGCAAAAGAACTCGGAAAGAAAAAAGACATTCTGATCTGTCTTTCTGGAAGAGGAGACAAGGACGTGGCAGAAGTAGCAAGACTTGTTGGTCTTTCTCAAGGAGATTTGATTTGA
- the trpA gene encoding tryptophan synthase subunit alpha, translating to MSAIKSVFSDSKSAFIPYISLGDPNYELCVDWADALIRGGADILELGIPFSDPVADGPVIQKAFKRALANPFSMDTILETTEKIHSLHPHIPLVYLTYFNPIFHYGFERFAEKAKIAGIQGMIIPDLPYDTPETDELFKSLKRRGVDLIHLVTPATPLNRMKGIRDFASGFIYYVTSYGVTGERKSISADLEDRIKTTKEVFSLPVSAGFGISAPDQAKEISGYADGIIIGSAVQRIIEENGSNPSLCRKKLEEYAQSISGSLRGKNL from the coding sequence TTGAGCGCAATTAAGAGCGTTTTTTCAGATTCAAAAAGCGCATTCATTCCTTATATTTCTTTAGGAGATCCAAACTACGAACTATGTGTAGATTGGGCGGATGCTCTTATCAGAGGTGGCGCTGATATTTTAGAACTTGGGATCCCATTTTCAGATCCAGTTGCTGATGGACCAGTAATACAAAAAGCATTCAAACGTGCTCTTGCAAATCCATTCTCCATGGATACAATTTTGGAAACTACTGAGAAGATACATTCTTTACATCCTCATATTCCTCTAGTGTATCTAACGTATTTTAATCCTATCTTTCATTACGGTTTTGAAAGGTTTGCGGAGAAGGCAAAAATCGCAGGTATCCAAGGTATGATCATCCCCGATCTTCCATATGATACCCCTGAGACTGATGAGTTATTTAAGTCCTTGAAAAGAAGAGGAGTGGATCTGATCCATCTGGTAACTCCAGCGACTCCTTTAAATCGTATGAAAGGAATTAGAGATTTTGCTTCTGGATTTATTTATTACGTAACTTCTTACGGAGTAACTGGAGAAAGAAAATCCATCTCTGCAGATCTAGAAGATAGGATCAAAACTACTAAGGAAGTTTTTTCCCTCCCTGTGAGTGCTGGATTTGGGATTTCGGCTCCAGATCAGGCAAAGGAAATTTCTGGGTACGCTGACGGGATCATCATTGGTTCCGCCGTACAAAGGATTATAGAAGAGAATGGTTCTAATCCTAGCCTTTGTAGAAAAAAACTGGAAGAATACGCACAATCGATTTCTGGTTCTTTGAGAGGAAAAAACCTCTAA
- a CDS encoding tetratricopeptide repeat protein: protein MENLTPEDKLEASKFFYRTGDLDRAEFLLKSSLEDTESHETYFFLGLIENQRSNWQKGLYYFYRSVEVNSEYGNPCNEIGILLLRMGRERESVFWLKKSLRCTLNDAPHISLFNLATLYKIWNRPERSLQYLHKAIVMKPDFEEAKRLREELNSAI, encoded by the coding sequence TTGGAAAACCTGACGCCTGAAGACAAGCTAGAAGCATCTAAATTTTTTTACAGAACCGGCGATTTGGATCGTGCGGAATTCCTACTAAAATCATCTTTAGAAGATACCGAAAGCCATGAGACCTACTTTTTTCTGGGTCTAATCGAAAACCAAAGAAGCAATTGGCAAAAAGGCCTGTACTATTTCTACCGCTCCGTAGAAGTGAATTCCGAATATGGGAATCCTTGCAACGAGATCGGGATTCTTCTTCTTCGTATGGGAAGAGAAAGAGAATCCGTTTTCTGGCTGAAAAAATCACTTCGTTGCACTTTAAACGACGCACCTCATATTTCTCTTTTCAATCTGGCCACACTTTACAAGATCTGGAATCGCCCAGAAAGATCTTTGCAATATTTGCATAAGGCAATCGTAATGAAGCCCGATTTTGAAGAAGCAAAACGCCTGAGAGAAGAATTGAACTCGGCTATCTAA
- a CDS encoding proline--tRNA ligase: MRASKYLVPTEKENPSDAVVASHRLMIRAGLVRKSGSGFYFFLPLGLRILKKIENIVREEMDSTGALEFELPIMTPSEFWEQSGRWSVMGPEMMRVKDRHDQWYALGPTHEESFSYLVKPLLKSYKDLPINVYQIHTKFRDEIRPRFGVIRSREFIMKDAYSYHLDEASLDATYQDMRTAYRKIFQRCGLKTIPVQADSGTMGGSASEEFMVVSPIGEETLLLCGDCGYNSNSEKTPFIAKVEDSPKGPKDKKEVATPGKKSIEDVASFLNVRPQDTIKAVAFHNGKEKLLVFLRGDLELNEHKLKSYLKWSDLDMIPEPELKSSNLVPGFIGPSDVGAGFKVILDSSIQKDGAYVVGGGKEDFHIQGYVPSSEIKIPYETADVALAREGDPCPTCAKTLKAEKGIEVGHIFKLGDKYTKSFQIQVLDQQGKAKTLTMGCYGIGVNRTMATVIEQCNDDKGIYWPISIAPFEIGLVTLTKGEEQDAKALEFYENLKNEGFEVFWDERDLGPGFKFKDSELIGFPIRITVGKKFFESGEISIYNRKLDKDETFKFTDFDDLNTRVENLRQELYQELLGD, encoded by the coding sequence ATGAGAGCATCTAAATATTTAGTACCTACGGAAAAAGAAAATCCTTCGGACGCGGTAGTCGCTTCCCATAGGCTGATGATACGAGCTGGCCTGGTCAGAAAATCAGGTTCAGGGTTTTATTTTTTCCTACCATTAGGACTTCGCATTCTTAAAAAAATTGAGAATATAGTCCGTGAAGAAATGGACTCAACCGGCGCATTGGAATTCGAACTTCCGATCATGACACCTTCCGAGTTTTGGGAACAATCAGGAAGATGGAGTGTTATGGGTCCGGAGATGATGAGAGTAAAAGATCGTCATGACCAATGGTATGCACTTGGCCCCACTCATGAAGAATCTTTTTCTTATTTAGTAAAACCTTTACTGAAATCATATAAGGATCTGCCAATTAATGTATATCAGATCCACACCAAGTTCAGAGATGAGATCCGCCCTAGATTCGGAGTAATCCGTTCTAGAGAGTTCATTATGAAAGATGCATATTCATATCATTTGGATGAGGCTTCTTTGGATGCAACTTATCAGGATATGAGAACTGCTTATCGCAAAATTTTCCAACGTTGCGGTTTGAAAACTATTCCTGTCCAGGCAGATTCTGGAACTATGGGTGGTTCCGCTTCCGAAGAATTTATGGTAGTTTCTCCTATTGGAGAAGAGACACTTCTTCTTTGCGGAGACTGCGGTTATAATTCTAATAGCGAAAAAACTCCTTTTATTGCAAAGGTTGAAGATTCTCCAAAGGGTCCTAAGGACAAAAAGGAAGTGGCGACTCCAGGCAAAAAGTCTATCGAAGATGTTGCTTCTTTCTTAAATGTTCGCCCTCAAGATACTATCAAGGCGGTTGCTTTTCATAACGGAAAAGAGAAACTGTTGGTATTCCTACGTGGAGATTTAGAATTAAATGAACACAAACTTAAGTCTTATTTAAAATGGTCTGACCTGGACATGATCCCGGAACCAGAATTAAAAAGTTCTAATTTAGTTCCTGGGTTTATCGGTCCTTCCGATGTGGGTGCTGGGTTTAAAGTGATTTTAGATTCTTCTATCCAGAAAGACGGAGCTTATGTGGTCGGTGGAGGAAAAGAAGATTTCCATATCCAAGGATATGTTCCTTCTTCCGAGATCAAAATTCCATACGAAACTGCAGATGTGGCTTTAGCAAGAGAAGGGGACCCTTGTCCTACCTGTGCAAAAACCTTAAAAGCAGAGAAGGGAATAGAAGTAGGTCATATCTTCAAACTTGGAGATAAATATACCAAGTCTTTCCAGATCCAAGTATTGGATCAACAAGGTAAGGCAAAAACTCTTACCATGGGATGTTATGGTATTGGTGTAAATCGCACCATGGCAACAGTTATAGAACAATGTAATGATGATAAGGGTATTTACTGGCCAATCAGTATTGCACCTTTCGAGATCGGCCTTGTGACCCTCACGAAGGGAGAAGAGCAAGACGCAAAAGCATTAGAATTTTACGAAAATCTAAAGAATGAAGGTTTTGAGGTTTTCTGGGACGAAAGAGATCTCGGACCTGGATTTAAATTCAAGGATTCTGAACTGATCGGTTTCCCGATCAGGATCACTGTTGGTAAAAAGTTTTTCGAATCTGGAGAAATTTCCATCTATAATCGCAAGCTCGATAAGGATGAAACTTTCAAATTTACGGACTTTGATGATCTGAATACAAGAGTAGAAAATTTACGTCAGGAATTATACCAGGAGTTGTTGGGAGATTAA
- a CDS encoding adenylate/guanylate cyclase domain-containing protein, with product MSESKSAQKFTLVDIIFGVTTSLGILAHFYYAFFSEAEYSLQLLLLGALFVFSSSYFFYKAITKVAKNPQLVGSLWLAIVVSLVWFDLYVAFTPVSELEENSISWRFNVLRNQTDARVEKESDKGDLEQIQLKPPEKARRDINIIGITTKTLDQLGGVWPLPWKYYAKIIDKFSSSTNHLMFDVFFLDYKPGQTDEMAKAVAGNPRVMFDYPMETSLESKSTIINLEKRTEILRKFKLENVKDEQTGLSWLKFPQAPIEPIAEKSSGLGFANIKKDESGLNRKMPIVAKILGSGAGRADEYYPSIDLVIACNYYGVDVKKDVEVVMGEYVKIKNIPQKNISYFDRKTLKMVTEDIMAKPNNTREVTIPIDEYGQMEINFPGGLYSYNTTEFFEVSEGWDNETATQVNNNIFLVAMFYATGRGAAKDTHLSPFGDMSGIEHHAHAINTILNQDFLWDMPLAGNFLIFFSMAFIVGLILPRMKTSWGFLFIIGIALLYSIVTLYDFSEFNIVHVFPAVIMEQFFIFVGIIVYKILTEEENVKYIRTTFSKFVSKDVVDELLKNPENLNLGGSKKDITIFFSDIRGFTTMSEKMGPEELVQFLNQYLSEMTEIIIEFKGTIDKYMGDAIMAFWGAPVPLEDHAYYACAASLAQMRRLAVLKEEWKARDLPVMDIGIGLNSGPAVVGNMGSSHRMDYTCMGDTINLGSRLEGSNKEYATNIIISEYTYEKVKDRIIARELDLVKVKGKTKPVRIYELIDLVNEEDLKLLRRPLHSVEQSR from the coding sequence ATGAGCGAGTCCAAATCAGCCCAGAAATTTACCTTAGTGGATATTATTTTCGGGGTCACTACATCCCTCGGGATCCTGGCACATTTTTATTACGCGTTTTTTTCCGAAGCGGAATATTCACTTCAACTTCTACTATTAGGCGCACTTTTTGTATTTTCTTCCTCTTACTTTTTTTATAAAGCCATCACCAAGGTAGCCAAAAATCCTCAGCTAGTAGGAAGTCTTTGGTTAGCGATCGTAGTATCCTTAGTTTGGTTTGATCTATACGTTGCATTCACTCCAGTTTCCGAATTAGAAGAAAATTCGATCTCTTGGAGATTTAACGTTCTTCGTAACCAAACTGACGCAAGAGTGGAGAAGGAATCAGATAAGGGAGATCTGGAACAGATCCAATTGAAACCCCCTGAAAAAGCAAGAAGGGACATCAATATTATCGGGATCACTACTAAAACTTTAGATCAGTTGGGTGGTGTATGGCCTCTTCCTTGGAAATATTACGCAAAGATAATAGATAAGTTTTCTTCTTCTACCAACCATCTTATGTTCGACGTGTTCTTCCTGGACTATAAGCCAGGACAAACTGATGAAATGGCTAAAGCTGTTGCTGGAAACCCAAGGGTAATGTTTGACTATCCGATGGAAACCAGTTTGGAATCCAAGAGCACAATCATCAATCTCGAGAAAAGAACTGAAATTCTTCGCAAATTTAAATTAGAGAATGTAAAGGACGAACAAACAGGACTTTCCTGGTTGAAATTCCCACAAGCTCCTATCGAGCCAATTGCCGAAAAATCTTCTGGTTTAGGATTCGCGAATATTAAAAAAGATGAATCCGGTCTGAACCGTAAAATGCCTATCGTTGCAAAGATCTTAGGATCAGGTGCAGGTAGAGCGGACGAATATTATCCTTCTATCGATCTTGTAATCGCTTGTAATTATTACGGAGTGGATGTCAAAAAAGATGTAGAAGTGGTCATGGGCGAATATGTGAAGATCAAAAATATTCCTCAAAAGAATATTAGCTACTTCGACCGCAAAACTTTGAAAATGGTCACTGAAGATATCATGGCCAAGCCGAATAATACTCGTGAGGTCACCATTCCGATCGACGAGTACGGCCAAATGGAGATCAACTTCCCAGGTGGATTATATTCTTATAATACTACAGAATTTTTTGAAGTTTCGGAAGGTTGGGATAACGAAACTGCTACCCAGGTAAATAATAATATCTTCTTAGTAGCGATGTTCTATGCTACAGGAAGAGGAGCTGCAAAAGATACTCACTTGTCTCCATTCGGAGATATGTCTGGGATCGAACACCACGCACACGCTATCAATACGATCTTGAACCAGGACTTTCTCTGGGACATGCCATTGGCAGGAAACTTCCTGATCTTCTTCTCCATGGCGTTTATCGTAGGATTGATCTTACCTAGAATGAAAACCTCTTGGGGATTTTTATTCATCATAGGCATCGCGCTATTATATAGCATTGTCACATTATACGATTTCTCTGAATTCAATATAGTTCACGTATTCCCTGCTGTGATTATGGAGCAATTTTTCATATTCGTGGGGATCATAGTTTATAAGATCTTAACGGAAGAAGAGAACGTAAAATATATCCGCACCACATTCTCCAAATTCGTTTCAAAAGACGTTGTGGACGAACTTCTTAAGAATCCGGAAAACCTAAACTTGGGAGGATCCAAGAAGGACATTACCATTTTCTTCTCGGATATCCGCGGATTTACCACCATGTCTGAAAAAATGGGTCCGGAAGAACTGGTCCAATTCCTAAATCAGTACCTTTCGGAAATGACCGAGATCATTATCGAGTTCAAGGGAACGATTGATAAATACATGGGGGATGCGATCATGGCTTTCTGGGGGGCTCCGGTTCCTCTAGAAGACCATGCTTACTACGCTTGCGCGGCTTCTCTCGCTCAGATGAGAAGACTCGCAGTCCTGAAGGAAGAATGGAAAGCAAGAGATCTTCCTGTGATGGACATTGGTATCGGATTAAATTCCGGACCTGCTGTCGTGGGGAATATGGGAAGTTCTCACCGGATGGACTATACTTGTATGGGAGATACCATTAACTTGGGATCTCGTCTGGAAGGATCCAACAAGGAATATGCCACAAATATTATTATTTCGGAATATACATACGAAAAGGTCAAGGACCGTATAATCGCCAGAGAACTGGACCTAGTCAAGGTAAAGGGTAAAACCAAACCTGTCCGGATCTATGAACTGATCGACTTAGTGAACGAAGAAGACCTAAAACTTCTGAGGAGACCTTTGCATTCAGTAGAGCAGTCCCGATGA
- a CDS encoding site-2 protease family protein: MLADILGIVFMLALCIFIHELGHLIMGWVVGVKARIFSIGYGKGIWKKKIGETTFQVTGIPLGGYVLFKGDEGGALKGEKGEFLSTPPLKRMIPVFGGPLFNLILGFFIIFGLYAIGYSPAGTKIYIEPAINEYSSGYQAGLRSGDKIVSVNGTKTESKYELLSELGLARGKNIQLKVEREGKELEFHFSDPQIGVDFAGERLVQVDFGYGSTLSHWFLKKLSFLDPNGEAAEYRKQRERKAALDPKLSPRELALQEARLNKEAIESRALDYLNDGDRILSVNGIEVHTVPELQKTLGKFQNEKVKLEVDRKTYPLLNPWTREKAEVEMIPLGAFVVELKDVRDRKYPDIPISTISLRSHDPEIKLKLLSLKIDGKSFADIEDFKKTVQSQIGKRVQLEVQGQVWDTTLGFYQIGLLGFTAKMHVKEESMDRKLSFGEAFLQSGKDVGKMISDNLRGLGMIFSGRLKVKDSVSGPVGLAKVSVQFLEDGFYSYFQFVAFISIALMIMNLLPIPVADGGHIVFFTYEAIAGRPLPMAVQEQVLRLGFFFLLSLGLYVTYHDFLR; this comes from the coding sequence ATGTTAGCAGATATTTTAGGCATCGTATTCATGCTGGCTCTTTGTATATTTATACATGAGTTAGGTCATTTGATCATGGGTTGGGTTGTTGGTGTAAAGGCCAGGATCTTCTCTATTGGTTATGGAAAAGGGATTTGGAAAAAGAAAATTGGTGAGACCACTTTTCAAGTCACTGGAATCCCGTTAGGCGGTTATGTTCTATTCAAGGGAGACGAAGGTGGAGCCTTAAAAGGAGAGAAGGGAGAATTTTTATCCACTCCTCCTCTTAAAAGAATGATCCCAGTTTTTGGTGGGCCGTTATTCAATTTAATCCTCGGATTTTTTATCATCTTCGGTTTATATGCGATCGGTTATTCTCCTGCAGGAACTAAAATTTACATAGAACCTGCGATAAATGAATATTCTTCAGGATACCAAGCAGGTTTAAGAAGTGGGGACAAGATTGTTTCCGTAAATGGGACCAAAACAGAATCCAAATATGAATTATTGTCCGAGCTTGGACTTGCTCGTGGAAAAAATATCCAACTCAAAGTTGAAAGAGAAGGAAAAGAATTAGAATTTCATTTTTCTGATCCTCAGATCGGAGTCGACTTTGCAGGAGAAAGACTCGTACAAGTGGATTTCGGATACGGATCCACACTCAGTCATTGGTTCTTGAAAAAACTTTCTTTCTTGGACCCAAATGGAGAAGCAGCGGAATATAGAAAACAAAGAGAAAGAAAGGCTGCATTAGATCCAAAACTTTCTCCGCGTGAACTAGCTTTACAAGAAGCAAGACTGAACAAAGAAGCAATTGAATCCAGAGCCTTGGATTATCTGAACGATGGAGATAGGATCTTATCCGTAAACGGGATAGAAGTTCATACTGTTCCGGAATTACAGAAAACTCTTGGAAAATTCCAAAACGAAAAAGTAAAATTGGAAGTGGACCGTAAAACGTATCCACTACTCAATCCATGGACTCGCGAAAAAGCAGAAGTGGAAATGATACCTCTTGGAGCATTCGTTGTAGAATTAAAAGATGTTCGAGACAGAAAATATCCTGATATACCAATCAGCACAATCAGTCTCAGAAGTCATGATCCTGAAATTAAACTCAAACTTCTAAGCTTGAAGATAGATGGTAAGTCTTTTGCAGATATAGAAGATTTCAAAAAAACAGTCCAATCTCAAATCGGTAAAAGAGTTCAGTTAGAAGTCCAAGGTCAGGTCTGGGACACAACACTCGGATTCTATCAAATCGGTCTTTTAGGTTTTACTGCTAAGATGCATGTAAAAGAGGAAAGTATGGACCGAAAACTTTCCTTCGGCGAAGCATTTTTACAATCCGGCAAAGACGTAGGAAAGATGATCAGCGATAACCTGAGAGGACTCGGGATGATCTTTTCCGGAAGATTGAAGGTAAAAGACAGTGTTTCCGGCCCAGTGGGACTTGCTAAAGTTTCTGTTCAATTCTTAGAAGACGGTTTTTATTCTTACTTTCAGTTCGTGGCATTTATTTCGATCGCCTTAATGATAATGAATTTACTTCCGATTCCTGTAGCCGACGGTGGACATATCGTTTTTTTCACATACGAGGCGATTGCCGGTAGACCTTTGCCGATGGCTGTTCAAGAACAGGTTTTGAGATTAGGATTCTTCTTCCTTTTATCCTTAGGCCTCTATGTGACTTATCACGATTTCTTAAGATAA
- the dxs gene encoding 1-deoxy-D-xylulose-5-phosphate synthase produces MQQEDSLLNGIRLPADLRKLPLEELPKLCSEIRNYIIDTLSGIGGHFASNLGVVELTVALHYVFDTPKDRLIWDVGHQTYPHKILTGRKEKLSTVRKFKGLSGFPKREESVYDLYNTGHAGTSISQALGEAVARDLTGKDYSVAAIIGDASIATGMALEAMNHAGHLKKDLLVVLNDNYMSISKNVGSISNYLNNIISSHFYLNWKRVFYTFLKWLPIVGPAMESFFKRVEKGFKDVFTPGGLFEDLGFIYIGPEDGHDVVRLVKMLKKIKTMKGPVLFHTITQKGKGYVPAEKDPIKYHGVTPFRKEDGAMDSGDSSKISYSKIVGKVLSDLTEKNPRIAAITPAMIEGSGLGEYVSKFPDHVYDVGIAEQHSVAFAGAMTNGDVIPYMCIYSTFLTRGMDQLVEDVSLMNLPVRFVIDRAGCVGPDGETHQGLFDLSYLLSLPNMDVFVPSSGQDLVDSLKYMENYDKSPIAIRFPKASVELSGLNFGAEKDLKPGSFRVLQRGTDIALLSIGSMLEEAKKATTLLEQEGYSVTLIDLVWLRPLGKEALDEELSHVRHFAILDESYLDGGASGYLLNRISPEYLGRFIKTFAFPSEVIHHGERKEIFTEYGLDAQSISKFLRENVKKEVLHGKRN; encoded by the coding sequence ATGCAACAGGAAGATTCGTTATTGAACGGGATCCGCCTTCCGGCGGATCTCAGAAAATTGCCTCTCGAGGAACTGCCTAAACTCTGTTCCGAGATCCGAAATTATATCATTGATACTCTCTCCGGGATCGGAGGGCATTTCGCAAGTAACCTGGGAGTTGTTGAACTCACAGTCGCTTTACATTACGTTTTTGATACTCCAAAAGATAGACTGATCTGGGATGTAGGACATCAAACATATCCTCATAAGATCCTGACAGGCAGAAAAGAAAAACTTTCTACAGTTCGTAAATTCAAAGGACTTTCAGGATTTCCTAAAAGAGAAGAATCAGTTTACGATCTATATAATACAGGTCACGCGGGCACTTCTATCTCCCAAGCCCTGGGAGAAGCTGTAGCAAGAGATCTGACAGGAAAAGATTACTCAGTCGCAGCAATTATCGGAGATGCATCCATCGCTACCGGAATGGCCTTGGAAGCTATGAACCATGCTGGTCATCTTAAAAAAGATCTGTTAGTTGTTCTGAACGACAATTATATGTCTATCTCTAAGAACGTTGGATCTATCTCCAATTATCTGAATAATATTATCAGCTCTCATTTTTATCTGAATTGGAAAAGGGTATTTTATACTTTTCTAAAATGGCTTCCGATTGTTGGACCTGCTATGGAGAGCTTTTTCAAAAGAGTAGAAAAAGGATTCAAAGACGTTTTCACTCCTGGCGGTCTATTCGAGGATTTAGGTTTTATTTATATAGGACCTGAAGACGGTCACGATGTGGTCCGTCTAGTTAAGATGCTCAAAAAGATCAAAACAATGAAAGGACCTGTACTTTTCCATACAATCACCCAAAAAGGAAAAGGTTACGTTCCCGCAGAGAAAGACCCGATCAAATACCATGGAGTAACACCATTCCGCAAGGAAGATGGGGCCATGGATTCAGGCGATTCTTCTAAAATTTCTTATTCTAAGATCGTAGGTAAGGTGCTTTCCGATCTAACCGAAAAAAATCCAAGAATCGCGGCAATCACACCGGCAATGATAGAAGGTTCCGGGCTCGGAGAATATGTTTCTAAATTCCCGGACCATGTGTACGACGTGGGTATCGCAGAACAACATTCTGTTGCTTTTGCGGGAGCTATGACGAATGGGGATGTAATCCCTTATATGTGTATATATTCTACCTTTTTGACCAGAGGGATGGACCAATTAGTAGAAGATGTTTCTCTAATGAATCTACCTGTTCGATTCGTGATAGATAGGGCAGGTTGTGTTGGGCCGGATGGAGAGACTCACCAAGGATTATTCGATCTAAGTTACCTTCTATCCTTACCAAATATGGATGTGTTTGTGCCTTCTTCCGGACAGGATCTGGTGGATTCACTTAAATACATGGAGAATTACGATAAGTCTCCGATTGCGATCCGATTCCCTAAGGCGAGTGTAGAACTTTCTGGTCTAAATTTTGGAGCGGAGAAGGATCTAAAACCTGGAAGTTTTAGAGTGCTGCAAAGAGGAACGGATATCGCTCTTCTTTCCATTGGATCCATGTTAGAAGAAGCTAAAAAAGCGACTACCTTGCTGGAACAAGAGGGATATTCAGTTACATTGATTGACCTGGTATGGCTTCGACCTTTAGGGAAAGAGGCTTTGGACGAAGAACTTTCTCATGTACGTCATTTTGCGATCCTGGATGAGAGTTATCTAGACGGAGGAGCTTCAGGTTATCTTCTGAACCGGATTTCTCCAGAGTATTTGGGACGTTTTATCAAAACATTCGCTTTCCCATCTGAGGTAATCCATCACGGGGAAAGAAAGGAAATTTTCACCGAGTACGGTTTGGATGCTCAGAGTATCTCCAAGTTTCTTCGGGAAAATGTAAAGAAGGAAGTCCTACACGGAAAACGGAATTAA
- a CDS encoding GNAT family N-acetyltransferase, which produces MSNESITIRPARPEDAAAAVPLIYSSGPAAWDYVFNEGKISSQDFLIKSFQGTKNTFSYKNHYLAEKKGEVVGSIVIFRSENFFFQNAATAGNIFRIYGIKAPKVAVRGLSMEGMIQPPKSGRLYLGHIAVPGKERRQGIAEKLIRFAISTYPGYDKISLDVSQENPNAQGLYKKLGFEIIESRNFSGPKGLVPNHYYMEANRSSF; this is translated from the coding sequence ATGTCTAACGAATCAATTACTATTCGCCCTGCCAGGCCGGAAGATGCGGCCGCTGCTGTTCCTTTGATCTATAGTTCCGGGCCTGCTGCTTGGGACTATGTGTTCAATGAAGGGAAAATTTCCTCTCAGGATTTTTTGATCAAATCTTTCCAAGGAACCAAGAATACATTCAGTTATAAGAATCATTATTTGGCTGAGAAGAAGGGCGAAGTAGTCGGAAGTATAGTTATATTCCGTTCTGAGAACTTCTTCTTTCAAAATGCCGCTACTGCTGGGAATATTTTCAGAATTTATGGAATCAAAGCACCTAAGGTTGCGGTCCGCGGATTAAGTATGGAAGGGATGATCCAACCTCCTAAATCAGGCAGATTATACTTGGGCCATATCGCTGTTCCGGGGAAAGAAAGAAGGCAAGGAATAGCGGAGAAGCTGATCCGATTTGCTATTTCGACTTATCCGGGTTACGACAAAATTTCTTTGGATGTTTCACAAGAGAATCCAAATGCACAAGGTTTATATAAAAAATTGGGATTTGAGATCATTGAATCCAGGAATTTTTCCGGACCTAAAGGTTTAGTTCCTAACCACTATTATATGGAAGCAAATCGCTCCTCTTTCTAA